Genomic DNA from Ilyobacter polytropus DSM 2926:
TAATGGGGGCAATCGGTATAGATGCATTGAGGCATGCAGTAGAAGCCTATCTTTCTGATGCTGCTACGCCTATGACAGATGCCTGTGCTTTTCAAGCCATTAAAATATTATTTTCCAACCTTGAGAATGTAATCGATAAAGACATTATAGATGATGATGTGAGAGAGCAGATAACCTATGGAAATTATATGGCAGGAATCTCTTATAACAACACTGTTTTGGGTCATATATACTCTATGGAGGAGAAAAATTATCACGAGGAGAATATTCAGCAGGAAAAAAACAGTGCCTTTATATCTGAAGCTCAGGGATTTTCTTCAGATAAAATTTTTAAAAAGATGACGGAAGTTGCCTTTGCAATGGGAAGTGATATAAAAGATATTAATGAAGATACTGCCATGGGATTTGTGATGGATGAGATAAAAAGACTCTCTGACAAGGTTGGTATACCTTGTGGAATGAGTAAGGACGAGAGAGTGATATTTGGTAAGGGAAGACTATAGAATAAAAAATAGCTGACATAGTCAGCTATTTTTTATTCTTCAAATTCTTTTAAAAATTCTCCATAGCCTTCTTCTTCCATCTTTTCTTTTGGGATAAAACGAAGTGATGCAGAGTTTAGGCAATAACGTAGATTTGTAGGAGGGGGACCGTCTTTGAATACATGTCCTAGATGGGAATCTCCATATTTGCTCCGAACCTCTGTTCTTATCATGAAAAGAGAAAAATCTTTCTTTGTGACTACATTTTCATCTACAAGAGGTTTCGTAAAGCTAGGCCATCCTGTACCTGACTTGTATTTATCCTTAGAAGAAAAAAGAGGTTCTCCTGAAATAAGGTCTACATAGATACCTTCTTTTTTGTTGTCCCAGTATTCATTATCAAAGGGTCTTTCTGTTCCCTTTTTCTGTGTGACCTTATACTGTAAGTCAGTTAAGGTTTTTTTTAGTTCTGAGTCTGTCGGCTTCTCAAAAGATGAAAAATCCATTGAAAAAGCAAGAGTTGAAAAAATAAGAAATAAAAGAGTAAATAAGTGATTCATAAGATCGCCTCCTAAGTATAACATACGAAAAAAGGGAGGAAACTCCTCCCTTTAACTGTCTGCTATTTTATACTATTTTTTCTTGGAAACAAAGTAAACTGCAACTGCAGCTACTAAAGCACCAAATCCAAATAATAAACCTTTAGAGGATTTTTCTTCGGCAGGAACAGCCGGTACTTCTTCCATAACTACCTCTTCAACAGCTTTTGAAGTAGCTTCGTCTTCCATGATCTGTTCGTCTACTGTCTCGTCTACCATTTCATCGATACTGTCAGCGGTAGGTTCAACTGCAGTCATCTTTGTCATTTCATCGGCAGCATCATCCATCTTGGCAGCAGCAGCGGCTTCCATCTCAGCAGCCTCCATTTCGGCAGCTTTGATTTTTTCAGCTTCCATTTCGGCAGCCTTTATCCTAGCGGCTTCCATCTCAGCGGCCTTTATCTTCTCTGCTTCGATTTTGGCAGCCTCAATTCTGGCGGCCTCTATACGCGCGGCTTCCATCCGAGCAGCTTCTATCTTCTCTGCTTCTAGAGCCGAGATATCCTCCTGGACTATAGCGGTCTCAGTCTTGGCAATCATATCCTCTTTAGGATCGGCTTTTGAACATCCAATTATTAAAACAGACAGTGTTAAAAGCAAGGCAATTTTTTTCATCATTAGCATCCTCCCTTAAAAAATTTTCTCTAAATAATTACTATAGAGGCTTCTACTATCTATATTATCATAAATAGAATGAAATCCTTTTGATTTTGTTTTCTTTCTTATTTTTTTATTACATTGATTAAATAAAAAAAGAATATTTAGTTAGAAAATATTAATATAATGCGTTATAATATACCAAAGATAAACGAGGATCCTTTTAATTTATTTTAAAAATAAGATAGATAAGTTTTTTTGTTTAGAGGAGGAAATCAATGGCTACTAAATCCCTTGAAAGATTGATAGATGAATTTAATAAACTCCCTGGAATAGGAAGAAAAAGTGCAACTAGGCTCGCTTTTCATGTATTAGAGATGGATGATATGGAGGTAAATATTTTTGCAGAGGCGATAAAAAATGTAAAGTCCTCTGTGAAAAAATGTGTGATCTGTGGAAATTTTGGAGAAGAGGAAACATGTGATGTGTGCCGAGATGAGTATAGGACCAATGAGATAATCTGTGTGGTAGAGGACACCAGAGATATAGTTTCCTTTGAGAAGGCGAAAAAGTATAGGGGAAGATATCATGTCTTAAACGGAAAAATAGACCCTCTAAACGGTATGACTCCAGATAAGCTCAATATAAAATCTCTAGTAGAGAGAGTAGCAGCTGAGGATGTAAAGGAGGTCATACTTGCCATGAACCCAGATCTCGAGGGGGAGACTACGGCAATGTATCTGACCAATCTTTTAAAGCCCTTTGGAATCAAGGTCACTAAAATAGCCAGTGGGATCCCTATGGGTGGAAATATAGAGTTTTCAGATATAGCCACAATATCAAAGGCACTAGAGGGAAGAAGAGAACTTTAAAATATAGAAGGAATATGAAAAGACCACTCATACAAAAGAGCGGTCTTTTTAAATTAAAGCAAAAGCTTTATTACTT
This window encodes:
- the msrB gene encoding peptide-methionine (R)-S-oxide reductase MsrB; the protein is MNHLFTLLFLIFSTLAFSMDFSSFEKPTDSELKKTLTDLQYKVTQKKGTERPFDNEYWDNKKEGIYVDLISGEPLFSSKDKYKSGTGWPSFTKPLVDENVVTKKDFSLFMIRTEVRSKYGDSHLGHVFKDGPPPTNLRYCLNSASLRFIPKEKMEEEGYGEFLKEFEE
- the recR gene encoding recombination mediator RecR, with the translated sequence MATKSLERLIDEFNKLPGIGRKSATRLAFHVLEMDDMEVNIFAEAIKNVKSSVKKCVICGNFGEEETCDVCRDEYRTNEIICVVEDTRDIVSFEKAKKYRGRYHVLNGKIDPLNGMTPDKLNIKSLVERVAAEDVKEVILAMNPDLEGETTAMYLTNLLKPFGIKVTKIASGIPMGGNIEFSDIATISKALEGRREL